The Acaryochloris sp. CCMEE 5410 genome includes the window AGAACAACTGTGTCACTGTCTGCATGAGGTCCACAATCAAGACTTCATTCACCGGGATATCAAACCTGAAAATATATTGTTGCAACCGGATGGTTCACTGGCACTGATTGATTTCGGTGCAGTACGGGACATCACACCTACCTATATGGCTAGGCTTAGCTCCCACTCCAAACATCAGTCCCCTGGCTCCTTTGAGGGCACAGGTATCTACACGATTGGCTATGCGCCCCCGGAACAAATCGACGGCAAAACCCTGCCCCAAAGTGATTTCTATGCTTTAGGGCGAACGTTCGTGCATTTAGTTACGGGTATCCATCCCCGACAGCTACCCGTGGATGAACAATCTGGGGAATTAATCTGGCGAGAGCACGCCCCGCAAATTGAACCATCTCTCGTCAGTTTTTTGGATCGGCTGATGGCTATCACTCCGGGTAAACGCCCCTTAAATACAGCGAATCTACGCTCTACGTTTCTCCAAACCTTTTATGGAACCTCCAATGAGCGCCCGGTAGGAATTTTCAAACATAAGTGGACCCCCATCGGAGCTGGGATCGGATTATTAGTATTACTCGCTGGCATAGCGGGAGGGTATCACGTCAATTCAGCCTTGGATTATAGTCAGTCCGAGCTAACGATGGCAGAGGGGTTAGTTCACCTGGCGGATAATCGATTGAAAGAGGCTCAGGATATTTTCAAAGCCATTATTCAAAAGTATCCAGACGATAATGAAGCCCACTATTACTTGGCGTTAGCCTGCACAGGGGTTCAGGACTACTCCTGTGCAGAGGAGCATTATCAGATCGCCATTCGCCTTAACCCAAAAAATTGGCATAACTACTTTGCCCTCGGTAGTCTATACGATGATCTTGCAGGTCAAGAGCGAGAGCAACAGGAATATCAAAAAGCCAAAGCGCTTTATGATAAAGCCAAAGCGCTATACCAAAAAGCTCAGAACCAAGATCCTGAAGCCTTGGAACCGTTGAATAATTTAGCGAGATTGTCTCTTTTAGAGAAGGATGTAAATGCAGGACTCAAGTATGCTCAAACAGCCCTCTCATTAGCCAATCGACCCAGCGACAAAGCTGTAATTCACAAGAACTTGGGTTGGGCCAGGCTCCTTCAAGGGAAGAACGAATTAGCCGATCAAGATCTCAATCAAGCTATCTCATTCAATCCAGATTTCGCTGATCCCTATTGTCTACTCAACCAAATCACACCATCCTCAGAGCATAAGGAATCCTGTATCAGCCTACCTTCAGATCAAGCTGAAGTCCGAGAATGGCGACAAGATATCATTGAGGGAATTGAGCAAAAACTCTGAGATTATTTTCTGGTATTCTATACCCTAGCCATAGAAAAATATGTATGGATAAATCATTTTATAGTAGTTTTTTGGGATGTGCGATCGCAGTTATTAGTTCTACGCAAGCTACATTTTTCGTGCTTCCCAGTCATGCGAACCCAGTAAAAGACTGTGTACCTGTAGCCCGATCATTGGAGTCGAAGAAGACCTACTGCACTCACGAGCTGAAGGGCTTCAAGCAGGAAAAAGCCAGAAATGGAAATGCGGGTATTCTGTGCTTTATCGTCAATAAAATTATTCCTCTGAATCAATTATTGAACCTTGATCAGTGTGTCTCCAAAGATGCAGCTTATCGGTTTGATGCGAAAGGCCAACGAATTGTACCTAAGATTAAAGGAGCGACAGAAAAGTTCGCTATTATTCAGCCTCTAGGCAATACCCTGATTACTGCACAACCAGATATTGCTTGGCAACCCATCGAGAACGCAAGCTATCGTGTGACCTTAACCCAAGGAGGGGAATGGCTCTGGTCCCATACCACTAAAAGTTCTGCTGTTAAGCTTCCCAAGTCCCTTCAACCTGGAAAGGCTTACAAAGTAAACGTTGCTGCGCTGATCAACGATCAATCTGTTGCCGAGGATTCCAAAGTCCTACAAATAGCTGATCCTGGAATCCTGAGAGACATTGATCGGACTGTGGCTCAAGTCCATGGAAATTCTAGGAATGAACTAGCGCGAGGCATGGATAAAGCCTTATTGCTTTACCATGCCAAACTATTGGATGCCGCTGCCACCCAATTAAAGT containing:
- a CDS encoding protein kinase domain-containing protein; the encoded protein is MSYCINPKCSSRENPDTTDICLACGTSLLVKDRYQLISLIRPLDGPQGVEVFEVVDRLGGLGVQPGTHQIMKVMPLSGDEMRDQKRIEFIQRENKALRQINHFAIPKVPKEGFFVLPASEVAPEIYCLVLQKMEGETLDQWLDSHDPLSQNLALDWLEQLCHCLHEVHNQDFIHRDIKPENILLQPDGSLALIDFGAVRDITPTYMARLSSHSKHQSPGSFEGTGIYTIGYAPPEQIDGKTLPQSDFYALGRTFVHLVTGIHPRQLPVDEQSGELIWREHAPQIEPSLVSFLDRLMAITPGKRPLNTANLRSTFLQTFYGTSNERPVGIFKHKWTPIGAGIGLLVLLAGIAGGYHVNSALDYSQSELTMAEGLVHLADNRLKEAQDIFKAIIQKYPDDNEAHYYLALACTGVQDYSCAEEHYQIAIRLNPKNWHNYFALGSLYDDLAGQEREQQEYQKAKALYDKAKALYQKAQNQDPEALEPLNNLARLSLLEKDVNAGLKYAQTALSLANRPSDKAVIHKNLGWARLLQGKNELADQDLNQAISFNPDFADPYCLLNQITPSSEHKESCISLPSDQAEVREWRQDIIEGIEQKL